The Apium graveolens cultivar Ventura chromosome 6, ASM990537v1, whole genome shotgun sequence genome contains a region encoding:
- the LOC141665658 gene encoding uncharacterized protein LOC141665658 — translation MKKDYPAAAPASSRGSVAASNRVPTARTFNMTVKDAVRNTNVKAGTLLLNSNSANVLFDSVATKSFVSKEFAEKLDLKVEPLKESLQVEIANQKIIPVNQVYANCNLELGGVRYPVDLIPFRLGDFDVILGMDWLSRNHPQIDCEGNKVKLKTPSGKNIIIKGQRKTKKFLTMVQTNRLLRQGCEAYLAHVVDIK, via the coding sequence ATGAAGAAGGACTACCCTGCGGCAGCCCCAGCTAGCTCGAGGGGTAGTGTAGCTGCATCTAACAGAGTGCCGACTGccaggacctttaatatgactgTGAAAGATGCCGTAAGGAACACCAATGTTAAAGCAGGTACGCTTCTCCTAAACTCCAATTCCGCCAATGTGCTATTTGATTCTGTAGCTACTAAGTCTTTCGTATCTAAGGAATTTGCTGAAAAATTGGACTTAAAAGTGGAACCTTTGAAAGAATCTTTGCAAGTGGAAATAGCTAATCAAAAAAttatccctgtaaatcaagtttATGCTAACTGCAACCTAGAATTAGGTGGAGTGAGATACCCAGTAGATTTAATTCCCTTTCGATTAGGGGactttgatgtgatattaggaatggattggctatctaggaACCATCCCCAGATTGATTGCGAGGGGAATAAAGTAAAATTGAAAACACCTAGTGGTAAGAATATAATAATTAAGGGGCAACGGAAAACCAAGAAATTTCTAACTATGGTGCAGACCAACAGACTTTtaaggcaaggatgtgaggcctaCTTGGCTCACGTGGTGGATATCAAATGA